TCAGGCTCTGGCGGCGCATGGCAGCTCCGGCGTGACGACCATGCTGTATATGTGCGCCATCATCCGGCTCTCGaagtcgccgccgcgcgcgccgccgctaccctgctcaggccggccgcgcgcccgcggcacCCGCTTCCCCCACAGCCCGgcctccgcgccgctccgcgaccTGGCCAGCGCCGCGCACGGGCGCACGGCGCCCCCGCCCAGCGCCACCATCGCGTCCACGTACGCGTCCCGGAGCCGTGAGAGCaggagcgccggcgccgccagcacgaccgcggcgcgcgcggccctgGCCTtccacgacggcgagcgcgcggcggcggggcccgccaccctgctgctgccgcccccgccgcccagGCGGGCCACCCTAAGGCGCCGCGACGGCGAGCCGAGGCGCTGGTAGTGCCTCCGCGCCCAGTACATCTGGATGCTGTGGCGCGGACGGGACACGAGGCTGGCCATGGTCAAGCCCTGCGCTTGCAAGCTGCCTGAAGATGCGATCTGCTGATGATCCCACGGCGAGGTGTTTGAGCTGCTGGTGGATGGGTGCTTATATAGCACAGAAGTATCGGTGAGATCGAGCTGATCGGTGGCCGGAAATGGAAGTGCCAGACTGCCAGGTCAATACATGTTCGCGTGATGTGATGTGTACTTCTCTAGGGTCCAGCTACGTGGCCGTGAATTCTTTCTTGCCGGCGCATCGATGGGTGGCGCTGGATGTCCAGGTCGCGTCAGCTTTGAAATGGTCTAGCTCGGCGGGTCACGGTTCTGGTCGAGGTTCCAGGGAAGTTTAATTTTCAGCCGCCAAAACTGCATCGCTTCTTATATGGAACTGGAACAGTGGAACCTGCTTAGCTTGTGTGGGCGGAGACACTAGAGAGAGCCTGCTTCCGCGCGGTTTGGTCAATCTGCTGCCTGCCATCCACGGCAAATGCAATGCACCAGTTTTCCGATGGAAGTCAACATGACTACTGCTCTGGATGTGAAATTGCTTCAGAGCTAACGACGTATTCGCTGCAGTTGGGCCGGCCGCAGATGATGGATCTCGCTTTGGTCGAGGCCCAGAGCTTCATGtatctttaaaaaaaacaaaactaccACAAGATGAATTGCTGGAACATAGAGGGAAAAAAATGGTTTCAAATCTTCAGTAAAATCTCGGGATTTCAAGAGCGTTTTCTTCAGATTTTGTAGGATCCACGAGCATACGTGTTCGGATGTGTTCCAACATCCAACCTAACTGGAGATGGCTTtgcttatttcaaaaaaaaaaaaaactggagatGGCTTTGGCGCGAGCATGATTGTTCAGAATTCTGGGGATCTTGAGTTGTGCGGAGAGGTCGTACTACGAGACCTGAGCAAAACAAGCTGAATAATGTCACTTTCGTACTGCAGAAACGTGTCACGCAGTTTTAGCCCCTGTACTTTCACTCAAAGGCGTGGACGCGTGGTACACTTGTACTACACTCTACAGCAGGCAACAGCACAGAAGCTCGTACGTTCAGTCCGAGCGAAGAACAGTCGCGCGTGCGCCACGCTTTCCTCGCTATCGcccaaggtaaaagcaaaacGAAACGAGCTCGGACCTCTGTATTTTTCGCGAACATTTCCTTTTCTGAAACTAGCTCGATCTATTCTCGATTTCGTTTTCATGTGCTCGCTGTGTCTGGCACGCTTTGTACTTTCCAAAGAAAGCAACGGGATCAGAGTCAGACTAGACCATTGCTCTAGATCAACAGAAGCTTTCGTATTCCATTGGCTATGGATCGACACTGATCAATTATTGccagcaaaaataaaaaataatgtacATGGCGATATGTATATCGCATATATGCATGCTCCCATTTCACCCTAGTAGCTATTGATCGATGAGTGGGGGCAAATAACGTTCGCAGTAATCTgtttccagaaaaaaaaaaagagttcgtCAGAGGGAGAAGCAGTCCGTGCCGGGGCGCGGCGACAGGAAAGGAGGCAACACCAAGTCCGGCGCGGGCGcctgcagggccgccgccgagaCCGAGACGCTGCTGAACCTCCTGCGCGTGGACGCGCGGGGCAGGTTCTCCGGCACGACGTTCTCCAGTGAGTTGGCGCGCCACGCGGGGCACTGCCTGCGGTCGCTCCACCGCGCCTTCGCGCGCGGGGTGCCCACGGCCGCGGCGACGTCGCCGGGCCTCGAGGCGGCCGCGCCGTCCCGCGCCAGTGCCAGGGCcatgtcggcgccgccgccgccgccggcggcgtccgccaTCCCCACCGCAgcgcacgccgcggcggcggcgaacgcaCGGCACAGCGACGATGGCACGCCCGACGACGACCAGCGAGCAGCAGTGGCAGCGCCCTTGGGCGGAGCAGGAGGCCCGATGCAGCAGCTGATGGAGGCAGCCGCCATTCTTGAGCTTTCGAGCGGTGAAATTTGGCGGCACACGGGAGGAAGAGTGATGTTGCGATGGTACTGGCTGCTTGGCTGGTCTGCTGGTTCGTTCGAGCACGGAAGTTATATAGCCCATCGGAAAGAGCTGCGTGGATAGATCAGAGCCGTTGATCCAGACGTGGACGTTGGATTTTTACAAGCGCTATTCGATACACCTTTtttgaaaattataaaaattctCCTCACCTGACCACGGGTGGCGTGTACCATGGTGTAGTGGGGCCCGCTCTGTTAGATATTTTGTCCACAGAAACAGAACACAGTATTTTTCTGGCGTGCGCGCAGCTCGGACTTCGGAGGTCGGAATTACTGCCAACGTACTTGGATTTGTTTATGCCTAAACTTTTAGGTGTAAAATATTATAGTATTTtcatttgtatttgataattattattctatcatgggttaattagatttaaaaaatttatctcgtaaattatagacaaactatataattagttattttgtttagctatatttaatacttcatgcatgagttaaaagatttgatgtaatggaaaatcttgtaaaatttttgaattttgaaagcaATGTCAATTTTTGACAGCAGCGTCTCGTAAAAATACCTTTGTCATCGAATCCACGTGGAGTAGTGACTGTGAGTTTGCTCAACAAAGCTAAGATTCAACTTGTCAAGATCAGATGTCTTGGAAGAGACGATTTGTCAAGATTAAGACCACCAAATTTATTGCTATAATCCTGGCTAACATTGAACGTAAACTAGAGTGTCAGCTCTCGATTCACCGCTGCAACGCTTGGGGGCCAAAAAACCTGGAGGAGGAAATAATCGGGTTTTCCTTGGGAGAAAGGACGAAATAATTGTTGCGAGTTGTACCGAGTCTATCTAGAGCATAAAGCCAGAAACAATTGCAACTTGGGTgctgtttagttcccttcaaaatttcaaaactttataaaattttccatcacatcgaatcttttaacgcatgcatgaagtattaaatgtagttaaataaaatagctaattacacagtttgtctataatttggaagatgaattttttaagctaGTTAACTTatggcgggacaataattaccaaatacaaatgaaAGTGTTACAGTGCTTTACACTCAAaaatttatgcatctaaacaaggtctTGCTGAATTTATGTGCATTTTTATCTACTGAAACTTCTGAACGCACAGTATAGTCCAGGCGTCCTGCCGGATTCTCTCTACAGAATCACAAATGCCTgttctttctttatttcttgTTTTAGGCAGAGGCCTGCTGTTCTAGTGTTCTTTCTGCATCCACGAATACACCACTAGGACATtacacagttttttttttggtggagaCATTACACAGTTACTGTCAGGGTCAAACtgtcatacactcatactacgcttttttttctttgagagGAACTGTCATACGCTTCTGGGCTTCTGTCCTCGCGCTCTGCACACATTTCAGTTCGGGCCTTCCTCAGGCGCCGTGATCGTTCGGCCCCAATTTATGGTGACGAAGTGGGCCTCCGCAGCTTACGGTCCCATCTCCGATCCTGGCCCATCTAA
The nucleotide sequence above comes from Panicum virgatum strain AP13 chromosome 3K, P.virgatum_v5, whole genome shotgun sequence. Encoded proteins:
- the LOC120697764 gene encoding uncharacterized protein LOC120697764, with protein sequence MAAASISCCIGPPAPPKGAATAARWSSSGVPSSLCRAFAAAAACAAVGMADAAGGGGGADMALALARDGAAASRPGDVAAAVGTPRAKARWSDRRQCPAWRANSLENVVPENLPRASTRRRFSSVSVSAAALQAPAPDLVLPPFLSPRPGTDCFSL